The proteins below come from a single Streptomyces sp. M92 genomic window:
- a CDS encoding amidohydrolase family protein, whose amino-acid sequence MIETPSLVDQYCHGVLRTELGLGTFEAQLARTEGPPAPGTTLFDTQTGFAVRRWCPPLLGLEPHCPPARYLARRRELGVLEADRRLLRGSGITTYLVDAGLPGDLTGPEEMASAAAADAHEIVRLELLAEQVADTSGTVESFLANLAEAVHGAAAHAVAFTSVAGVRHGLALAPEPPGPGEVRGAAARWLSGREVGGELSDPVLLRHLLWIAVAAGLPLQLHAGLGEPGLRIDRTDPVLLTDFVRATAGLGTDLVLLHGYPYHRHAAHLAGVFPHVYADSGAALVRTGARAATVLAEILELAPFGKILFSSGAQGLPELHVVAARLFRDALGRVLGTWVAEGAWSLGDAQRVAGMIAAGNAGRVYGLEEHAPAHFTGNVSPLRPG is encoded by the coding sequence ATGATCGAAACGCCGTCCCTGGTGGACCAGTACTGCCACGGCGTCCTGAGAACGGAGCTGGGCCTCGGCACCTTCGAGGCCCAGCTGGCCCGCACCGAGGGCCCGCCCGCCCCGGGCACCACCCTCTTCGACACCCAGACCGGCTTCGCGGTACGCCGCTGGTGCCCGCCCCTGCTCGGCCTGGAACCGCACTGCCCGCCCGCCCGCTACCTGGCCCGGCGCCGCGAGCTGGGCGTCCTCGAGGCCGACCGCCGGCTGCTGCGCGGCAGCGGCATCACCACCTACCTGGTCGACGCGGGCCTGCCCGGCGACCTCACCGGCCCCGAGGAGATGGCCTCCGCGGCGGCCGCCGACGCCCACGAGATCGTGCGCCTGGAACTGCTGGCCGAGCAGGTCGCCGACACCTCCGGCACCGTCGAGTCCTTCCTCGCCAACCTCGCCGAGGCCGTCCACGGCGCCGCCGCCCACGCGGTCGCCTTCACCTCGGTCGCCGGCGTACGGCACGGTCTGGCGCTGGCGCCGGAACCGCCGGGGCCGGGCGAGGTGCGCGGTGCCGCCGCCCGCTGGCTGAGCGGGCGCGAGGTCGGCGGCGAGCTGAGCGACCCGGTGCTGCTGAGGCACCTGCTCTGGATCGCCGTGGCCGCCGGACTGCCGCTCCAGCTGCACGCCGGCCTCGGCGAGCCCGGGCTGCGCATCGACCGCACCGACCCGGTCCTGCTCACCGACTTCGTGCGGGCCACCGCCGGCCTCGGCACCGACCTGGTCCTGCTGCACGGCTACCCGTACCACCGCCACGCCGCCCACCTCGCCGGCGTCTTCCCACACGTCTACGCCGACTCGGGAGCCGCCCTGGTGCGCACCGGCGCCCGCGCGGCGACCGTCCTCGCGGAGATCCTGGAGCTGGCCCCCTTCGGCAAGATCCTGTTCTCCAGCGGCGCCCAGGGCCTGCCCGAGCTGCACGTGGTCGCCGCCCGCCTGTTCCGCGACGCCCTGGGACGGGTGCTGGGCACCTGGGTGGCCGAGGGGGCGTGGTCCCTGGGGGACGCGCAGCGGGTGGCGGGGATGATCGCGGCGGGGAACGCGGGGCGGGTGTACGGCCTGGAGGAACACGCCCCGGCGCACTTCACCGGGAACGTGAGCCCGCTCAGGCCCGGGTGA
- a CDS encoding aminoglycoside N(3)-acetyltransferase → MSAPPPTGPLVTRGAIAAGLRELGVRSDDTLLVHSSLSSLGWVCGGPVAVVQGLLDALGPDGTLVVPTQTGDLSDPALWRSPPVPEQWWDTVRAAMPAYDPLITPSRGVGVIPETVRTWPGALRSAHPQTSFAAVGPRAAEVVAGHATDCRLGERSPLAALERMGARVLLLGAGYEACTGFHLAEYRIPSPLVEVGRPGPVGWERVTEVSITSERFDELGDDFERDRPVLRGRVGAAVTRLFPLADAVAYAERWLPLHRPRE, encoded by the coding sequence ATGTCCGCACCCCCTCCCACCGGCCCACTCGTCACCCGCGGCGCGATCGCCGCCGGACTGCGCGAGCTGGGTGTGCGCAGTGACGACACGCTCCTCGTGCACTCCTCCCTCAGCTCCCTCGGATGGGTGTGCGGAGGGCCCGTCGCGGTGGTCCAGGGCCTGCTCGACGCGCTCGGCCCGGACGGCACCCTGGTGGTCCCCACCCAGACCGGCGACCTCTCCGACCCGGCGCTGTGGCGCAGCCCGCCGGTGCCCGAGCAGTGGTGGGACACCGTCCGCGCCGCGATGCCCGCCTACGACCCGCTGATCACGCCCTCGCGCGGGGTCGGCGTGATCCCCGAGACCGTGCGCACCTGGCCGGGCGCCCTGCGCAGCGCGCACCCGCAGACGTCGTTCGCCGCCGTCGGCCCGCGCGCCGCCGAGGTGGTCGCCGGGCACGCGACGGACTGCCGGCTCGGTGAGCGCAGTCCCCTGGCGGCCCTGGAACGGATGGGCGCCCGGGTACTGCTGCTCGGCGCCGGCTACGAGGCGTGCACCGGCTTCCACCTCGCCGAGTACCGGATTCCCTCCCCGCTGGTGGAGGTGGGGCGGCCGGGGCCGGTGGGCTGGGAGCGGGTGACCGAGGTGTCGATCACCTCCGAGCGGTTCGACGAACTGGGCGACGACTTCGAACGGGACCGGCCCGTCCTGCGCGGGCGGGTCGGCGCGGCGGTGACCCGTCTGTTCCCGCTGGCCGACGCCGTCGCGTACGCGGAACGGTGGCTGCCGCTGCACCGGCCGCGGGAGTGA
- a CDS encoding ABC transporter ATP-binding protein produces MRSEPVVQVQALVKRYGTKTAVDGLDLVARAGVTAVLGPNGAGKTTTVETCEGYRRPDSGTVRVLGLDPVRQGGELRPRIGVMLQSGGVYSGARADEMLRHVAKLHAHPLDVDALIERLGLGSCGRTTYRRLSGGQQQRLALAMAVVGRPELVFLDEPTAGLDPQARRATWDLVRDLRTDGVSVILTTHHMDEAEQLADDVAVIDTGRVIAQGSPEELCRGGAENTLRFTGRPGLDVASLLKALPADSSAAELTPGTYRVNGKVDPQLLATVTSWCAQHGVMPDRISVERHTLEDVFLELTGRELRS; encoded by the coding sequence ATGCGAAGCGAGCCCGTGGTCCAGGTCCAGGCCCTGGTGAAGCGGTACGGCACGAAGACCGCGGTGGACGGCCTCGACCTGGTGGCCCGGGCGGGTGTCACCGCCGTACTCGGCCCCAACGGAGCCGGCAAGACGACCACCGTCGAGACCTGTGAGGGGTACCGGAGGCCGGACTCCGGCACGGTGCGCGTCCTGGGCCTCGACCCGGTGCGCCAGGGCGGCGAGCTGCGGCCCCGGATCGGCGTGATGCTCCAGTCCGGCGGCGTCTACTCGGGCGCCCGCGCAGACGAGATGCTCCGCCACGTCGCGAAGCTCCACGCCCACCCCCTCGACGTCGACGCGCTGATCGAACGGCTGGGGCTCGGCTCGTGCGGCCGGACCACGTACCGCAGGCTCTCCGGCGGCCAGCAGCAGCGGCTCGCCCTGGCGATGGCCGTGGTCGGACGCCCCGAGCTGGTGTTCCTGGACGAGCCGACCGCCGGGCTGGACCCGCAGGCCCGCCGCGCCACCTGGGACCTCGTGCGGGACCTGCGCACCGACGGCGTGTCCGTCATCCTCACCACCCACCACATGGACGAGGCCGAACAGCTCGCGGACGACGTCGCCGTCATCGACACCGGCCGGGTCATCGCCCAGGGCTCCCCCGAGGAGCTGTGCCGCGGCGGCGCCGAGAACACCCTGCGCTTCACCGGCCGTCCCGGACTCGACGTCGCCTCGCTGCTCAAGGCGCTGCCCGCCGACTCCTCGGCCGCCGAGCTGACGCCGGGCACCTACCGGGTCAACGGCAAGGTCGACCCGCAGCTCCTCGCCACCGTGACGTCCTGGTGCGCCCAGCACGGGGTGATGCCGGACCGGATCTCGGTGGAGCGGCACACCCTGGAGGACGTTTTCCTGGAGCTGACCGGCAGGGAGCTGCGCTCATGA
- a CDS encoding COX15/CtaA family protein, which yields MDGVPNVTRADAAAAVRNPLAFIAARWTPDPRTVRRAALTALVMSVVIVVTGGAVRLTGSGLGCPTWPKCTEDSLTNTSEMGIHGVIEFGNRLLTYVLCAAVGWAIIAARSQKPFRRSLTRLGWAQFWIVMGNAVLGGIVVLVGLNPYTVAAHFLLSTALIAVATAMWQRTREGDAAPRPLVGKAIQQLVWVLVVVSVLLIAVGTVVTGAGPHAGDSSEVERMPIDWETVSKAHAVLAWVVVTLTFALWFVLKAVDAPKGPLARTRDLFLVLLAQGLIGYVQYFTDLPEVLVGLHMFGSCLVWIATLRVLLALRERPQDTADVPGPAVEATLTRA from the coding sequence ATGGACGGCGTGCCAAACGTGACCCGCGCCGACGCCGCAGCCGCCGTGCGCAACCCGCTCGCCTTCATCGCCGCACGCTGGACCCCGGACCCCCGGACGGTCCGGCGGGCGGCCCTCACCGCACTCGTCATGTCGGTGGTCATCGTGGTCACCGGCGGCGCGGTGCGCCTGACCGGATCCGGCCTCGGCTGCCCGACCTGGCCCAAGTGCACCGAGGACTCGCTCACCAACACCAGCGAGATGGGCATCCACGGCGTCATCGAGTTCGGCAACCGCCTGCTGACCTACGTGCTGTGCGCGGCGGTCGGCTGGGCGATCATCGCCGCGCGGTCGCAGAAGCCGTTCCGGCGCAGCCTGACGCGGTTGGGGTGGGCGCAGTTCTGGATCGTGATGGGCAACGCCGTCCTCGGCGGCATCGTGGTTCTCGTCGGCCTCAACCCGTACACGGTCGCCGCGCACTTCCTGCTGTCCACCGCGCTGATCGCGGTCGCCACGGCGATGTGGCAGCGCACCCGGGAGGGCGACGCGGCACCGCGTCCCCTGGTCGGCAAGGCGATCCAGCAGCTGGTGTGGGTGCTGGTCGTGGTCTCCGTGCTGCTGATCGCGGTCGGCACCGTGGTGACCGGCGCGGGCCCGCACGCGGGCGACTCCAGCGAGGTCGAGCGGATGCCGATCGACTGGGAGACCGTGAGCAAGGCGCACGCCGTGCTGGCGTGGGTCGTGGTGACGCTGACGTTCGCGCTGTGGTTCGTGCTCAAGGCGGTCGACGCGCCCAAGGGGCCGCTGGCCCGTACGCGAGACCTGTTCCTGGTGCTGCTCGCCCAGGGCCTCATCGGCTATGTGCAGTACTTCACCGACCTCCCGGAGGTCCTGGTCGGACTGCACATGTTCGGTTCCTGCCTGGTGTGGATCGCGACACTGCGGGTGCTGTTGGCGCTGCGCGAGCGGCCGCAGGACACGGCCGACGTGCCCGGACCGGCGGTAGAGGCGACACTCACCCGGGCCTGA
- a CDS encoding ABC transporter permease: MTTTTGTYTPKPGAAPLGRMIAAQAALETKMLLRNGEQLLLTVIIPTLLLVLFSTVDIVDTGAGEAVDFLAPGILALAVLSTAFTGQAIATGFERRYGVLKRLAASPLPRWGLMTAKTLAVLVTEVLQIVLLTVIAFALGWSPQGNPFAVLLLLVLGTAAFSGLGLLMAGTLKAEATLAAANLVFLLLLVGGGVIVPLDKFPDAAQSVLGLLPISALSDGLRDVLQHGAAMPWGDLGILAAWGVVGIAAAGKFFRWE, from the coding sequence ATGACGACGACCACCGGCACCTACACGCCGAAGCCCGGTGCCGCGCCGCTCGGCCGCATGATCGCCGCGCAGGCCGCGCTCGAGACGAAGATGCTGCTCCGCAACGGCGAGCAGCTGCTCCTCACGGTGATCATCCCGACGCTGCTGCTGGTGCTGTTCAGCACCGTCGACATCGTCGACACCGGCGCGGGTGAGGCCGTCGACTTCCTCGCCCCCGGCATCCTGGCGCTCGCCGTGCTGTCGACGGCGTTCACCGGGCAGGCCATCGCGACCGGCTTCGAGCGGCGGTACGGGGTGCTGAAGCGGCTGGCCGCCTCGCCGCTGCCGCGCTGGGGCCTGATGACCGCGAAGACGCTGGCCGTGCTGGTCACCGAGGTGCTCCAGATCGTCCTGCTGACCGTGATCGCCTTCGCGCTGGGCTGGTCGCCGCAGGGCAACCCGTTCGCCGTGCTACTGCTCCTGGTCCTCGGCACGGCCGCCTTCTCGGGGCTCGGGCTGCTCATGGCGGGCACGCTGAAGGCGGAGGCGACGCTGGCCGCCGCCAACCTGGTCTTCCTGCTGCTGCTCGTCGGCGGCGGGGTGATCGTGCCGCTGGACAAGTTCCCGGACGCGGCGCAGAGCGTGCTGGGGCTGCTGCCGATCTCCGCCCTGTCGGACGGCCTGCGGGACGTGCTCCAGCACGGCGCCGCGATGCCCTGGGGCGACCTGGGCATCCTCGCCGCGTGGGGCGTCGTGGGCATCGCGGCCGCCGGGAAGTTCTTCCGCTGGGAGTAG
- the zwf gene encoding glucose-6-phosphate dehydrogenase codes for MSSSNPLRDPADRRLPRIAGPSGLVIFGVTGDLSRKKLMPAVYDLANRGLLPPGFSLVGFARRDWEHEDFAQVVHDAVKEHSRTPFREEVWQQLIQGMRFVQGTFDDDDAFERLRATIDDLDKAQGTGGNFAFYLSVPPKSFPVVIQQLKKHQLADQTNGSWRRAVIEKPFGHDLRSAEELNAIVHEVFAPDQVFRIDHYLGKETVQNILALRFANTMFEPIWNRSYVDHVQITMAEDIGIGGRAGYYDGIGAARDVIQNHLLQLLALTAMEEPASFDADALAAEKTKVLGAVRLPKDLGRDTVHAQYAAGWQGGAKVIGYLDEDGIDAKSKTDTYAAIKVGIDNRRWAGVPFYLRTGKRLGRRVTEIAVVFQRAPHSPFDTTATEELGSNAIVIRVQPDEGVTVRFGSKVPGTSMEIRDVSMDFAYGESFTESSPEAYERLILDVLLGDANLFPRTEEVELSWKILDPIEEYWDEHCVPARYPAGTWGPVEADEMLERDGRSWRRP; via the coding sequence TTGTCAAGCAGCAACCCGCTGCGTGACCCCGCAGACCGACGGCTCCCGCGTATCGCGGGGCCGTCGGGTCTGGTCATTTTCGGCGTCACCGGTGACCTCTCCCGCAAGAAGCTCATGCCCGCCGTGTACGACCTCGCCAACCGGGGTCTGCTGCCGCCGGGCTTCTCGCTCGTCGGGTTCGCGCGCCGCGACTGGGAGCACGAGGACTTCGCCCAGGTCGTGCACGACGCCGTCAAGGAGCACTCGCGCACACCGTTCCGCGAGGAAGTCTGGCAGCAGCTCATCCAGGGGATGCGCTTCGTCCAGGGCACCTTCGACGACGACGACGCCTTCGAGCGGCTGCGCGCCACCATCGACGACCTGGACAAGGCGCAGGGCACGGGCGGCAACTTCGCCTTCTACCTCTCGGTGCCGCCGAAGTCCTTCCCGGTCGTCATCCAGCAGCTGAAGAAGCACCAGCTGGCCGACCAGACGAACGGCTCCTGGCGCCGCGCGGTGATCGAGAAGCCCTTCGGCCACGACCTGAGGTCGGCCGAGGAACTCAACGCGATCGTCCACGAGGTCTTCGCCCCGGACCAGGTCTTCCGCATCGACCACTACCTGGGCAAGGAGACCGTCCAGAACATCCTGGCGCTGCGCTTCGCCAACACGATGTTCGAGCCGATCTGGAACCGGTCCTACGTGGACCACGTGCAGATCACCATGGCCGAGGACATCGGCATCGGTGGCCGGGCCGGCTACTACGACGGCATCGGCGCCGCCCGCGACGTCATCCAGAACCACCTCCTCCAGCTCCTCGCGCTCACCGCGATGGAGGAGCCCGCCTCCTTCGACGCGGACGCGCTGGCCGCCGAGAAGACCAAGGTGCTCGGCGCGGTCCGCCTCCCCAAGGACCTGGGACGCGACACCGTGCACGCCCAGTACGCGGCGGGCTGGCAGGGCGGCGCGAAGGTCATCGGCTACCTCGACGAGGACGGCATCGACGCCAAGTCGAAGACCGACACCTACGCCGCGATCAAGGTCGGCATCGACAACCGCCGCTGGGCGGGCGTCCCCTTCTACCTGCGCACCGGCAAGCGCCTGGGCCGCCGGGTGACGGAGATCGCGGTCGTCTTCCAGCGGGCCCCGCACTCCCCCTTCGACACGACGGCCACCGAGGAGCTGGGCTCCAACGCGATCGTCATCCGCGTCCAGCCCGACGAGGGCGTCACCGTCCGCTTCGGCTCGAAGGTGCCGGGCACGTCGATGGAGATCCGGGACGTGTCCATGGACTTCGCGTACGGCGAGTCCTTCACGGAGTCCAGCCCGGAGGCGTACGAGCGCCTGATACTCGACGTCCTCCTGGGCGACGCCAACCTCTTCCCGCGCACCGAGGAGGTCGAGCTGTCCTGGAAGATCCTCGACCCGATCGAGGAGTACTGGGACGAGCACTGCGTGCCGGCCCGGTACCCGGCCGGCACCTGGGGGCCCGTCGAGGCGGACGAAATGCTCGAGCGAGACGGACGGAGCTGGCGCCGGCCATGA
- a CDS encoding heme o synthase — MCVTAVESRPAGVIGTSQSPSHRPFGARVKAFVALTKPRIIELLLITTVPVMFLAEQGVPNLKLVLLTCVGGYLSAGGANALNMYIDRDIDALMDRTSQRPLVTGMVSPRECLTFGITLAIVSTLLFGLTVNWLSAWLSLGALLFYVVVYTMILKRRTSQNIVWGGIAGCLPVLIGWSAVTNSMSWAPIILFGVMFFWTPPHYWPLSMKVKEDYARVGVPMLPVIASNKVVARQIVIYSWVMVAVSLLLTPLGYTGWFYTAVALLAGGMWLWEAHGLQNRARAEVTGGKLKEMRLFHWSITYVSVLFLAIAVDPFLR, encoded by the coding sequence GTGTGCGTGACGGCCGTTGAATCCCGTCCTGCGGGGGTAATCGGGACGAGCCAGAGCCCGAGTCACCGGCCGTTCGGGGCCCGTGTCAAGGCGTTCGTGGCATTGACCAAGCCGCGGATCATCGAACTTCTGCTGATCACCACCGTTCCGGTGATGTTCCTCGCCGAGCAGGGTGTTCCGAATCTGAAGCTGGTGCTGCTGACCTGCGTCGGCGGCTACCTTTCCGCGGGCGGCGCCAACGCGCTGAACATGTACATCGACCGTGACATCGACGCGCTGATGGACCGCACCTCGCAGCGGCCGCTGGTGACCGGCATGGTCAGCCCGCGCGAATGCCTCACCTTCGGCATCACCCTGGCGATCGTGTCGACGCTGCTGTTCGGTCTCACCGTGAACTGGCTGTCGGCCTGGCTGTCGCTCGGCGCGCTCCTCTTCTACGTCGTCGTCTACACGATGATCCTCAAGCGCCGCACCTCGCAGAACATCGTCTGGGGCGGCATCGCCGGCTGCCTGCCGGTGCTCATCGGCTGGTCGGCCGTGACGAACTCGATGTCCTGGGCGCCGATCATCCTCTTCGGGGTCATGTTCTTCTGGACGCCGCCGCACTACTGGCCGCTGTCCATGAAGGTCAAGGAGGACTACGCGCGCGTCGGCGTGCCGATGCTCCCGGTCATCGCCTCCAACAAGGTCGTCGCCCGGCAGATCGTCATCTACAGCTGGGTGATGGTCGCGGTGTCGCTGCTGCTGACGCCGCTCGGCTACACCGGCTGGTTCTACACGGCGGTCGCCCTGCTGGCCGGCGGCATGTGGCTGTGGGAGGCGCACGGCCTGCAGAACCGCGCCAGGGCCGAGGTCACGGGCGGCAAGCTCAAGGAGATGCGGCTCTTCCACTGGTCGATCACCTACGTGTCGGTGCTCTTCCTGGCGATCGCGGTGGACCCCTTCCTGCGCTGA
- the tal gene encoding transaldolase yields the protein MTDALKRLSDEGVAIWLDDLSRKRITSGNLAELIDQQHVVGVTTNPSIFQKAISQGDGYDQQLSDLAVRRVSVEEAIRMITTADVRDAADILRPVYDNTGGKDGRVSIEVDPRLAHNTHATVAEAKQLAWLVDRPNTFIKIPATEAGLPAIAETIGLGISVNVTLIFSLERYRKVMDAFLTGLEKAKERGLDLSQIHSVASFFVSRVDTEIDKRIDALGTDDAKALRGKAAVANARLAYQAYEEVFASDRWAALEKAGANKQRPLWASTGVKDKAYSDTMYVTDLVAPNTVNTMPEATLLATEDHGEIKGDAVAGTYEQARADLDAVEKLGIPYDEVVQLLEKEGVDKFEDSWNDLLKSTEAELKRLAPSED from the coding sequence ATGACAGACGCACTCAAGCGCCTCTCCGATGAAGGCGTCGCGATCTGGCTGGACGACCTGTCGCGCAAGCGGATCACGTCCGGCAACCTCGCCGAGCTGATCGACCAGCAGCACGTCGTGGGCGTCACCACCAACCCCTCGATCTTCCAGAAGGCGATCTCGCAGGGCGACGGCTACGACCAGCAGCTCTCGGACCTCGCCGTCCGCCGGGTGTCGGTCGAAGAGGCCATCCGGATGATCACCACGGCGGACGTCCGCGACGCCGCCGACATCCTGCGCCCGGTGTACGACAACACCGGCGGCAAGGACGGCCGGGTCTCCATCGAGGTCGACCCGCGCCTGGCCCACAACACGCACGCGACGGTCGCCGAGGCCAAGCAGCTGGCCTGGCTGGTGGACCGGCCCAACACCTTCATCAAGATCCCGGCCACCGAGGCGGGCCTGCCGGCGATCGCCGAGACCATCGGCCTCGGCATCAGCGTCAACGTCACGCTGATCTTCTCGCTGGAGCGCTACCGCAAGGTCATGGACGCCTTCCTGACCGGCCTGGAGAAGGCCAAGGAGCGCGGCCTGGACCTGTCGCAGATCCACTCGGTGGCGTCCTTCTTCGTGTCCCGCGTGGACACCGAGATCGACAAGCGGATCGACGCGCTCGGCACCGACGATGCCAAGGCGCTGCGCGGCAAGGCCGCCGTCGCCAACGCCCGCCTCGCCTACCAGGCGTACGAGGAGGTCTTCGCCTCCGACCGCTGGGCCGCCCTGGAGAAGGCCGGCGCCAACAAGCAGCGTCCGCTGTGGGCGTCGACCGGCGTCAAGGACAAGGCGTACAGCGACACCATGTACGTCACCGACCTGGTCGCGCCCAACACGGTGAACACGATGCCGGAGGCGACGCTGTTGGCCACCGAGGACCACGGCGAGATCAAGGGTGACGCCGTCGCCGGCACCTACGAGCAGGCCCGCGCGGACCTCGACGCGGTCGAGAAGCTGGGGATCCCCTACGACGAGGTGGTCCAGCTCCTGGAGAAGGAGGGCGTCGACAAGTTCGAGGACTCCTGGAACGACCTGCTCAAGTCGACGGAGGCAGAGCTCAAGCGCCTCGCTCCCTCGGAGGACTAA
- the tkt gene encoding transketolase: MSTKPTTTDLEWTELDQRAVDTARVLAADAVQKVGNGHPGTAMSLAPAAYTLFQKVMRHDPADADWVGRDRFVLSAGHSSLTLYTQLYLAGFGLELDDLKSFRTWGSKTPGHPEYGHTTGVETTTGPLGQGVANAVGMAMAARYERGLFDPEAPEGESPFDHFVYCIAGDGCLQEGISAEASSMAGHQKLGNLVLLWDDNHISIEGDTETAVSEDTCKRYEAYGWHVQRVAPKPDGDLDPNAIYDAIEAAKKVTDRPSFIAMRSIIAWPAPNAQNTEAAHGSALGDDEVAATKRVMGFDPEQSFEVSDEVIGHTRKALEKGQAARAVWEKAYQQWRDNNPERAAEYDRVAKGELPKGWEEKIPVFEAGKGVATRAASGKVLQALGAVIPELWGGSADLAGSNNTTIDKTSSFLPAGNPLPEADPYGRTIHFGIREHAMAAEMNGIALHGNTRIYGGTFLVFSDYMRNAVRLSALMHLPVTYVWTHDSIGLGEDGPTHQPVEHLASLRAIPGLNVVRPADANETAIAWREILRRWTKEFGKGQPHGLALTRQGVPTYEPNDDAAKGGYVLFEAEGGEPQVVLIATGSEVHVAVEAREALQADGVPTRVVSMPSVEWFEQQDQGYRDSVLPPSVKARVAVEAGIGLTWHKYVGDAGRIVSLEHFGASADGKVLFQEFGFTAENVAAQARESIAAAQR, encoded by the coding sequence GTGAGCACCAAGCCGACCACCACAGACCTCGAGTGGACCGAACTGGACCAGCGGGCCGTGGACACCGCCCGCGTCCTGGCCGCCGATGCCGTACAGAAGGTTGGCAACGGCCATCCGGGTACGGCGATGAGCCTGGCGCCCGCCGCCTACACCCTCTTCCAGAAGGTGATGCGGCACGACCCCGCCGACGCGGACTGGGTCGGGCGCGACCGTTTCGTGCTGTCCGCCGGCCACTCGTCCCTGACCCTCTACACCCAGCTGTACCTGGCCGGCTTCGGCCTGGAGCTGGACGACCTGAAGTCCTTCAGGACGTGGGGCTCGAAGACCCCCGGCCACCCGGAGTACGGGCACACCACCGGCGTGGAGACCACGACCGGTCCGCTGGGCCAGGGTGTCGCCAACGCGGTGGGCATGGCGATGGCCGCCCGCTACGAGCGTGGTCTGTTCGACCCGGAGGCTCCCGAGGGCGAGTCGCCGTTCGACCACTTCGTCTACTGCATCGCCGGTGACGGCTGCCTCCAGGAGGGCATCTCCGCCGAGGCGTCCTCGATGGCGGGCCACCAGAAGCTGGGCAACCTGGTCCTGCTGTGGGACGACAACCACATCTCGATCGAGGGCGACACCGAGACCGCCGTCTCCGAGGACACCTGCAAGCGGTACGAGGCCTACGGCTGGCACGTGCAGCGCGTCGCCCCGAAGCCGGACGGCGACCTGGACCCGAACGCGATCTACGACGCGATCGAGGCGGCGAAGAAGGTCACCGACCGCCCCTCCTTCATCGCGATGCGCTCGATCATCGCCTGGCCCGCCCCGAACGCGCAGAACACCGAGGCCGCCCACGGCTCGGCGCTCGGCGACGACGAGGTCGCGGCGACCAAGCGCGTCATGGGCTTCGACCCGGAGCAGAGCTTCGAGGTCTCCGACGAGGTCATCGGCCACACCCGCAAGGCCCTGGAGAAGGGCCAGGCCGCCCGCGCGGTCTGGGAGAAGGCGTACCAGCAGTGGCGGGACAACAACCCCGAGCGCGCCGCGGAGTACGACCGCGTGGCCAAGGGCGAGCTGCCCAAGGGCTGGGAGGAGAAGATCCCGGTCTTCGAGGCGGGCAAGGGCGTCGCCACCCGTGCCGCGTCCGGCAAGGTGCTCCAGGCGCTCGGCGCGGTGATCCCGGAGCTGTGGGGCGGCTCGGCCGACCTGGCCGGGTCGAACAACACGACGATCGACAAGACGTCGTCCTTCCTCCCGGCGGGCAACCCGCTGCCGGAGGCCGACCCGTACGGCCGCACCATCCACTTCGGCATCCGTGAGCACGCGATGGCCGCGGAGATGAACGGCATCGCGCTGCACGGGAACACCCGCATCTACGGCGGAACGTTCCTGGTCTTCTCCGACTACATGCGCAACGCCGTCCGCCTGTCGGCGCTGATGCACCTGCCGGTGACGTACGTGTGGACGCACGACTCCATCGGCCTCGGTGAGGACGGCCCGACCCACCAGCCGGTCGAGCACCTGGCCTCGCTGCGGGCCATCCCGGGCCTGAACGTGGTCCGCCCGGCCGACGCCAACGAGACGGCGATCGCCTGGCGCGAGATCCTGCGCCGCTGGACGAAGGAGTTCGGCAAGGGCCAGCCGCACGGTCTGGCGCTGACCCGCCAGGGCGTGCCGACGTACGAGCCGAACGACGACGCGGCCAAGGGCGGCTACGTCCTGTTCGAGGCCGAGGGCGGCGAGCCGCAGGTCGTGCTGATCGCCACCGGCTCCGAGGTGCACGTGGCCGTGGAGGCCCGCGAGGCGCTCCAGGCCGACGGTGTGCCGACGCGTGTGGTGTCGATGCCGTCCGTCGAGTGGTTCGAGCAGCAGGACCAGGGGTACCGGGACAGCGTCCTGCCCCCGTCCGTGAAGGCTCGTGTCGCGGTCGAGGCCGGGATCGGTCTGACCTGGCACAAGTACGTGGGGGACGCCGGCCGCATCGTTTCCCTGGAGCACTTCGGTGCTTCGGCCGACGGCAAGGTGCTCTTCCAGGAGTTCGGCTTCACTGCCGAGAACGTGGCCGCCCAGGCGCGGGAATCGATCGCCGCAGCCCAGCGCTGA